A window of the Bacillus andreraoultii genome harbors these coding sequences:
- the comGA gene encoding competence type IV pilus ATPase ComGA: MLSSIEKRAKEIIEHAFSLHATDIHIIPKLKNTSIMFRLSHKLIPMMTIELDETERLISYMKFQAAMDIGEKRRPQNGSFQMNIFGQLVGLRLSTLPSIYSESLVIRLLPQETYIPFRHLSLFPKSTRLLLSMLKFSHGLIILTGPTGSGKTTTLYSLLQHSTKFLGRNVITLEDPVEKSNEELLQVQVNEKAGVTYSAGLKAILRHDPDIIMVGEIRDEETAEIAIRAALTGHLVLTTMHTKDAKGALYRLLEFGINWHEIEQTLVAVTAQRLVELICPYCLEGNCPIYCSHYKSGRTAVYEILYGRALKDSLLEAKGETVSAKYPTLSKLIAKGVALGFLKESEYERWVHEVEATTVET, from the coding sequence TTCGATTGTCACATAAACTCATCCCAATGATGACAATTGAACTCGATGAAACTGAAAGATTAATTTCCTACATGAAGTTTCAGGCAGCTATGGATATAGGAGAAAAAAGAAGACCACAAAACGGCTCTTTTCAAATGAATATTTTTGGTCAATTGGTTGGACTACGCTTGTCAACTCTCCCCTCAATTTATTCTGAAAGCTTAGTCATCCGATTGTTACCTCAAGAAACTTATATTCCTTTCCGACACTTATCCTTATTTCCTAAATCTACGAGATTACTTCTATCTATGTTGAAATTTTCCCACGGATTAATTATACTCACCGGTCCAACTGGATCTGGAAAAACGACGACTTTATATTCACTTCTCCAACATTCAACAAAGTTTTTAGGTAGAAATGTTATTACATTGGAAGATCCGGTAGAAAAAAGTAATGAAGAACTTCTTCAAGTACAAGTAAATGAAAAAGCAGGAGTCACATATAGTGCAGGACTAAAAGCGATCCTTCGACATGACCCGGACATTATTATGGTCGGTGAAATTCGTGATGAAGAAACGGCGGAAATTGCTATACGGGCCGCTTTAACAGGTCATTTAGTATTAACGACAATGCATACTAAAGACGCTAAAGGGGCATTATACCGTCTTCTAGAGTTTGGAATTAATTGGCATGAAATTGAACAAACATTAGTGGCAGTTACAGCACAACGACTTGTTGAATTAATTTGTCCTTACTGTTTGGAAGGAAATTGTCCAATTTATTGTAGTCATTACAAAAGCGGACGGACAGCTGTTTATGAAATACTGTATGGTCGGGCATTAAAAGATTCTCTTTTAGAGGCGAAAGGTGAGACCGTGTCTGCAAAATATCCAACTTTAAGTAAACTAATTGCAAAAGGGGTTGCACTTGGATTTTTAAAAGAAAGTGAATATGAAAGATGGGTGCATGAGGTTGAAGCGACAACAGTGGAAACTTAA